The following proteins are encoded in a genomic region of Zea mays cultivar B73 chromosome 9, Zm-B73-REFERENCE-NAM-5.0, whole genome shotgun sequence:
- the LOC103638697 gene encoding uncharacterized protein produces MEGEVKSGGGNTQWTSSQSTFVQNFLANLVANGTKTSTGFKKVHLNDIEKKYTRINYLKNLSASLWDEDQFIVSLDHEHYTNHFEDERNKGDDEFINKPLPYYGNLATIFGNSVASGCFAKTSNDPLAVDDGENVQKEGCIATSSAVHENDTASTSATKPSKKAKREENGTEFLVEAFQHATQTLASAIKEAANKPLPAGLFEAVDNIPGFEIAHKSKYYSHLVSNPDIAHAFMDVPLLYKVSMITDFVNEKF; encoded by the exons ATGGAGGGAGAGGTAAAAAGTGGTGGTGGGAACACACAGTGGACCTCAAGCCAGTCCACTTTTGTGCAAAATTTTCTTGCCAACCTTGTAGCTAATGGCACCAAAACATCCACTGGCTTCAAGAAGGTGCATCTCAATG ACATTGAAAAAAAGTATACTAGAATCAACTACCTTAAAAACTTGAGTGCTTCTCTTTGGGATGAAGATCAATTCATCGTTTCTCTTGATCATGAGCACTATACAAACCATTTTGAG GATGAAAGAAACAAGGGTGATGATGAATTCATAAACAAGCCTCTTCCCTACTATGGCAACCTTGCTACAATTTTTGGTAATAGTGTTGCATCAGGATGTTTTGCAAAGACATCAAATGACCCTCTTGCTGTTGATGATGGTGAAAATGTGCAAAAGGAAGGGTGTATTGCAACATCTAGTGCTGTCCATGAGAATGACACTGCATCAACATCTGCAACTAAACCATCCAAGAAGGCCAAGAGGGAAGAGAATGGTACTGAATTCTTAGTTGAAGCATTTCAGCATGCCACTCAAACACTAGCCAGTGCCATCAAGGAGGCAGCAAACAAACCTTTGCCAGCTGGTTTGTTTGAAGCTGTAGACAATATTCCAGGATTTGAGATTGCGCACAAGTCCAAGTATTATTCTCATTTGGTTTCTAATCCTGACATTGCACATGCTTTCATGGATGTGCCATTGCTTTACAAGGTCTCTATGATTACCGACTTCGTTAATGAGAAGTTTTAG